gattctctgttcttttctctccgcggtgtgtgtgtgcgtgcgcgcgtgtgtgttttcttctcctcctcctcctctccccgaGTTGCCTCCTTTCTCCGGGTGCCgtgctgcctttttttcccttctttcattctttctctccgtctttttctcccccctctgcGCACGAAGGATGTGCTTCTAGGTGGTgatctgccctcctctctctcttttatcatTTCTCCCCCGCCGCCGGCGAGTTGACTCTTTCCCTATGTGTGtgaggcggcggcggcagcagcagcagcagcggctccggcggcggcagcagcggcagcagcggcttcagcggcggcggcggcgctagACGCGGCGGCTCCGGGCCCGACCCGGCGGcttcggcggcggcggcggcggctccggcggcggcggcggcccgggcGGCCCGCAGGGAGCGGCGAGCGGCCTCCATCCGGCGAAAGCGGGCGGCGGCGGCCAGAGCGAGCGAGGCGCGCGCCGGGCGCCCGtggcaggcggcggcggcggcccagCGCCAGGACGACGCCGCGCAGCGCCCGACGCGGACCACTTTCATGCTGATTCCCCCGGACCCGGGCAGCGCTCCGGCCACTCCGCGGGCCGCCGGCCTCCGCCCCGGCCTGCCCGGCTCTCTGGGCGCGCCCGCGACCGGCGCCTCCGCTCTCCCAGTCCTCCTGATTTCGATGGCTTTCCTGAATGGCTGACTGTGGGCTGCCCTGGACTTGGCCCCCGGACAGtcgcctctcctcctcctcctcctcctcctcctcttcctcctcctcttcctcctcctactCCAACTCCTCGGCACACCAGCtctgagagcgagagagtgaacgagagagggagggagagagtgagagcgagcgagatctttggagagattttttttttttttttttttttgcctcctacTTCTGTCTTGAAGCCAGACAATCGACTTgcagctctccctcccctccctctctctccacgttctgctcccactctctctcccctggccccttcccctcccctccgggCCGAAAGCCCCCCGAAACCAACAAAGCTGAGccgagggaaacaaacaaaacaaacacaccgGGCCAGACAAGCAATCGACAAAACTttgcaaaagcagaaacaaaaaaggaaaaactaaccAACCTCAACCAACCAGCCCCCGAGCCACCCGGGGCGCCCTCCCGCGCCCTCTCGCACCCTCGCACACACAAAAGGCGGCGCGCCGGAGCCCGAGACCCgggagccgccgccgcccgcaGCCAGGGGAGCAGGAAGTCCGGACGCGGCCCCCATAGATATGGCAATGGTAGTCAGCACGTGGCGCGACCCCCAGGACGAGGTGCCCGGCTCGCAGGGCAGCCAGGCCTCGCAGGCGCCGCCTGTGCCCGGCCCGCCGCCCGGCGCCCCGCACACGCCACAGACGCCGGGCCAAGGGGGCCCGGCCAGCACGCCGGCCCAGACGGCGGCCGGTGGCCAGGGCGGCCCTGGCGGCCCCGGCGGCgacaaacagcagcagcagcagcacatcGAGTGCGTGGTGTGCGGGGACAAGTCGAGCGGCAAGCACTACGGCCAGTTCACGTGCGAGGGCTGCAAGAGCTTCTTCAAGCGCAGCGTGCGGAGGAACCTGAGCTACACGTGCCGCGCCAACCGGAACTGTCCCATCGACCAGCACCACCGCAACCAGTGCCAGTACTGCCGCCTCAAAAAGTGCCTCAAAGTGGGCATGAGACGGGAAGGTATCGGCCTCTcatttctcccccccaccctcgccTGGGGTCCCGGGGCCCTGGGTGCGTTTGGCTAGCCTGCTCTGGGTAAGGACGCAGAAGCCCCAAGCTCTTCTCTTCGTATTGCAGCTGAAAGGGGTTTTATACTAgaagcaagttctgcactggaACCCAGACCCCCCAAATCCGCATGCTTTGGCCGACTGATTTCCTCCTCTACTTTCTCTTCgggctgtttcattttctttgcattgaTTGCGAGTTCATTCGAGTTCGCCTTTCTGCGAGGGATGGGGTGTtgtctgttgttgttttaaaagccTGGTTTACTTCTCCGTCTTTCCTCTcgatttctccctctctcccccttgttTTTCCTGCATGTTCAACAtatgtccctcctccccacccctttccccagcccccaccctctcaaaaaaaaaaaaaaaaaccaacctgagATTGTACTTTTGTACAGGAGGTTCAAATTACAAATGGCAATTTTATGCACTTCGCCGTATTAACGCTGCCGCCCGGGCAGCGCTCATGTGACCCTCCGTGGATTAAcattctgctaaaaaaaaaaaaaatacctctgttttcttttttcctttcacttttgaaAGGAGGAGAGCGCCATAGGAGTAGGGACGGGTGGGCGAGGGGCCCTCGGCGGCTGCTTTCGCTCTGCGCGAGTTGGGTCTTTGTGATATGAAATTCGCCGAGCGCCGCGAGCTGTGCTCGGCCAATGGCGCGCTCGGCGCCGGGCGCGGGCTCCGGGCTTGGGCGAGCGAACGCCGggctttctttgtgtttctgcGAGAGCGACTCTCCCGGTCCGGCGTCAGATAACAGCCCGAGCCCGAGCCTCACCAGCTTTCCCCGGCCGTCTCGGGCCCTACCCGGGCTGCGCCGGCGCCGGCCGCCTGCTCCCCGCCTCTCCCCGGCTTCCTCTCGCCTCGGCCggcctctctctccgccctctccctccgtctctctttctTCGAGCACACTGATCAGGCTGCCGCCAGACCTCggctctctgctcttctctcacCGGGGGGCTCCCCgccgggctggggctggggctgccggGTTGGGGGGAGAGTCGTGGCACGGTGGCCGCAGGCCGTCTGGGGTGAACCCTTGTGTCTTTTGCAAAAGCGTCTCACCCTCCCCCCCAGACTCGCCCCTCCCGCTCCCTCTCCTCCAATCAATAAGAAATATCAGCTGTTTAGCAGTAAAGAAGAAAGATGCCCCCAGAATGCTCCATCCCGCCCACAGTGCCGGGGACCCCGAGGCAAAGCGGCCAATTCTGGGTCCTCGGCGGCCCAGCCCCGAGCGGGCCTCGGAGGCAAGTGTGCCGCTCTGGCCGCCAGAGCTTGCCTGGGTGGTGGCTTGAGTGGAGTGCTGCCGGGCTCCCGGCGACTTCCAGGTCTGTGGCCCTGGCGCGCTGGCGAGAGGGGCAGGCCTGCCTGTTCGGGCGCGGTGCGGGCTCTGGGTCAGGCGGGGGTCGGGCTGGGGCAGACCCTGCCGGGGGAGCTGGGCGACCGACGAGGCTGGTCATTAACGGCGGGgtgtctcctttcctccccgCAGCGGTGCAGAGGGGCAGGATGCCGCCCACCCAGCCAACCCACGGGCAGTTTGCGCTGACCAACGGGGACCCTCTCAACTGCCACTCGTACCTGTCCGGATATATTTCTCTGCTGCTGCGCGCCGAGCCCTACCCCACGTCGCGCTTCGGCAGCCAGTGCATGCAGCCCAACAACATCATGGGCATCGAGAACATTTGCGAACTGGCCGCGCGGATGCTCTTCAGCGCCGTCGAGTGGGCCCGGAACATCCCCTTCTTCCCTGACCTGCAGATCACCGACCAGGTGGCCCTGCTTCGCCTCACCTGGAGCGAGCTGTTCGTGCTGAACGCGGCACAGTGCTCCATGCCTCTCCACGTCGCCCCGCTCCTGGCCGCCGCTGGCCTACACGCCTCACCCATGTCCGCCGACCGAGTGGTCGCCTTTATGGACCACATACGGATCTTCCAAGAGCAAGTGGAGAAGCTCAAAGCGCTGCACGTCGACTCCGCCGAGTACAGCTGTCTCAAGGCCATAGTCCTGTTCACCTCAGGTAGGAAGGagccctgccctctcctgcccaAGGACTCCTAGCTCCGAGTTAGGGCCCAGAGAACTTGGGAGTCCCCAGAGTGAGCCCAGCCTCCCCCTGGAAAGGCCAGCCTGTTGAGGGCAACCTGGAGTGGGGACTTTGTAGAGCTGCTGGGCCTCGCCAGGCCTGTCCTGGGGACAAGAGAGGAAGGCTGGGGCTTCGGGAAGGTCCCTTAGGGCACATGCTCTCAAAATGGGCCACGGGGAAGCCTCTCAAGCCTGCCAGACTGGCATGCGTGTTCCTGTGCCCTCCCTTGGCCCAGGCCTCCTGGGCTGGCTGGTCCTGTGCAGCCTCCTCTGCCCCAGGGCGCTCTCTCTGTCACCCTGACTGAGTGTCCAGGAGATGCCTCTGGGCCCTGCAGCTGCCCTGGCATCATCTCTGCAGGGGAAAAGTTTGCCCCTGCAGGGGAAAAGTTTGCCTGCTAACTCAGTGGGAGCTGGAACTCCAGGCAAACCCAACCTGAGGGCAGCAGTTTTCAAAATCATATTCTTATTAAAACAACGCAGACtgccaggagaggaggaaggctGTCAGGAAGGgggcaagaggaagaaagggggcaTCATAACTGTCCAGGATGTCTGCACGGGGTTGAAGACTCTGGCCTCTAGCTTGATCTGCCCAGGCAAACACTTCAGACAATTTTCAGACAACCCAAAATGTATGCCAACTTGGGCTGGGTATGAATGTTGCCAGAGATATAAAACCATCATTGACTGCGTTATGAAATCTAATTAGTTTGTATGTAGTTTAACCTGTGTGAGTAATAGATCTAATATTAATTAACTCTTGAGGCCAAATGATTTCTGAAGGTGTCTGGCTTTCCACTTTGGGCCACACCTGAGCCTTTTGGCTGCCTTCAGGCTGAGTTCAGCACATCCCAGGTGGGTGGAAATCACCccctctccattctctttctAAGTTGTCAGCTGATCCCTTTGTCATGGCTGAGAGGGGGGGAAAGAGGTTCCCAATTAAGAATTACAAACATTTGGACGTTTGTGGGGCTTGGAACCTAGGAACTGCAGTTTTTTACAGCTTGTAACCAGGACACTCGGAGAGCTGGGTAGTTCTCGTGGCAGACAAAAAGATTCACAGTCTCTTCCTTATTGTTTGAAGGAAATCTGGGGACCCAAGTCATTAGCTCAATCGATTGCAGGTTCTGAGTCCTTAACCCACTGTCTGTTATACGctgctggtttgtttgtttttttttaacacataacCTCCGCCCACAGCCACCCCAAATTCTGCCTTTGAAAGTCCTTAGGTAATCAATTAAAGGGCAGTGTCTGGGCAAGGAAGAGCTGTATAGAGAGGCTTGGATCTGGAGTATTTTTCTCAGGGGAACTGTCATAACTAGAACATTTGCCTGATGCAAATGTACAGGCAGGATATTCCCCTAACCCCATAGCCCCCTTCACCCCCAGCCCACAACCCTCCACCCAGCCAAGGATCCCAGACGTCGGGGGGGTGTTGTTAATTTCTCCATATCATTGTTAGCTCTTAGCCTTACCCTTGGTCTCTTCAAGGAAAGAAATGCCTGATACTGTCGTAAGAGTTTAATTTATTACTATTTGCAAAATGCAGAGGCCTGTGTGGAGAATGCAGATCGCCTCACAAAGAGATAAAGGTCCCTCTTATCTGATTCGTAGGGAGACACACAGTGTACCCATGCAAAGGGAGGGAGTCCAATGCAGACAGATCTTTTAATTCCTGACCACAGACACCTATGCATTCTTTACATGCAGAGTCCCTGGATACACACATGAGAAAATTACATGTGTCTTCTGGTTCTGGGGGCTGGAGGTAGTGGCGGCTGTTTTCAAGTATCTGTTTTAAGGATTCACAGTATGCATGTGTTAGCCCCAAGTCTTGTCTGGGGCGCCCAAAAAGGTCAGGTCACAACCTGCGCCGCCTTCACTGAGAAGCCTCTCATTTCAAAGACACTTATTGTATTTCCACATACCCCAAAGAGAAAAGTGTTTTCCTGAAGATAACAGGGAGGGGTTTCTTCTGGGAGGAAAgtgggttttaaaataaataaataaataaataaataaataaataaataaaggggggtaggagaaaaaaggagagagaagaaaaggggggaaaagaaacagCTCAAATGAACAGAGAGATCACAGTTTGCATGGCTGCCCTTCAATAGGGCTAAACTGACAAGATCAGTTTTAAAGGGCCACTTAAATCAGTTTCAAAGACTGGAGAAAAATGAGTCGCCCTCTTTGGGGAGAATCTGAGGCTGGGTCGTGGACGCCATTACTAGAGGCTGGGCCAGGTTGtggccctcctctcccaccaccacccccacccccccccaataTATAATTATAAGCCAAACTCTTAtttacagaggaggagggggaggagcactGGCTGTTTTGGTTTCATCTGTTTGTCTGTCCGTCAACTGACTTGAGCCAGATTCACCCAGTGCACTTTGCTTGGGCCTCCCAGGGACCAAGCCTGAGTTCTGGTGGCGTGAAAGCCTGCGGTGCACTGAGCTGTGTTTTACTTTAAAGCAAATACCCCCAGGACCATCTCGTgctctccaacccccccccctcccctccatccaaGTTTTCAGTATACTGGCATTTGCTCCAACTCCGGTTGGGGCAGTTTGACAAAGCACTGCACACACACCTCATGTGACCCATTTCAAACCTCTTAATCTGATGACTgaatccttcttcttcttctccttctccttcttcttctttttttttttgttttaaactttcttcCAGATGCCTGTGGTCTCTCTGATGTAGCCCATGTGGAAAGCTTGCAGGAAAAGTCCCAGTGTGCTTTGGAAGAGTACGTTAGGAGCCAGTACCCCAACCAACCAACGCGATTCGGAAAGCTTTTGCTTCGCCTCCCTTCCCTCCGCACGGTCTCCTCCTCAGTCATAGAGCAATTGTTTTTCGTCCGTTTGGTAGGTAAAACCCCCATCGAAACCCTCATCCGGGATATGTTACTGTCCGGCAGCAGTTTTAACTGGCCGTATATGGCAATtcaataaataagaaatcaaaataagaaGGGGGagtgaaacagagagaaagaaaaggcaaaagactGGTTTGTTTGCTTAAATTCCTTCTGTTAAGAAAGGATATAAAAGGATGTTACAAGTTTGCtaaaagaagagaggggaagaattTAATGGActgtgaatttcaaaaaaaaaaaaaagactgtcaaatGAACTTTTacagaatgcattaaaaaaaaaaaactcctgtgTCGGTCAGAACAACTTGCTACTTATCATTTttgtataaaaaggaaattagtctttttctttttttggtaaatttttgaaaaatattgctaaaagtGCATTTAAGGAGATTGGGAGAAAATTAGCAGAATGGAGaaagtaagtcttttttttttttttccaaattattaatTGTCCTGTGTCTATGTACCTCTAGCTGttcttttttgtacttttctggtTCCAAACCAGTTTATTCTGTGGTTCTATAATAAGTTTTGATATAATCTTGGCTTCTTAAAAACTGTGTATCCTTAAACTATATGTTCTGCAAGAATTAAAACTGAGTCCATGAAAATACCATAGGAagacataaaactttaaaaggcaACTCAAAGGTGATGGAAACGCACTTACAAGTGGTGACCAAAAATTTTAGGTGAAGTTGAGCACTCTTTAATTTGAGAACTGGAGGAACCACACACAACACTTAACTTCCcctaccctgcccccccccccaaaaaaagacacCATGACAAacctagctttttaaaaatattttaagaaagagaatgaactGTGGAATTTATTGGCAGCCAAGGAATGTGTCCAAGACACGTGCTGAGGTTTTGAATAAAAAGTGAACTTTTGTAATTTGAATTGGGTCCCGCTTAGTTCTTGAATTGTTATGAAAATCCTATATCTGTTTGTATATTTGCAAACCCTTTGTATTATAATTGttgatattttccctttttaaaaaataccattgaaATCAGCATGACAAAATAACACTGTTGGCACTTATAGGTAACGTGATTGATTCAGTATCTTAGAGTTTacagtttgtgttttaaaaaaaaaaactgaaggttttttttttttaagtgcaacaTTTCTGTATACTGTAAAAGTTATAATAACTGAACTGTTTGGTCGAGTCTTTGTGTGTTATATTCCAAGGAAAATTGAAagtattcagaaattaaaatattatttgatatcTGAAATCTGTTTGGCTGTCCCCACTCACTGTCTTTCCATCGAGAAGAGCCCCTGTGAGCTCTCGCTGAGCCGGGCTGGGGGCTTTCATGTGTTTActcccctcagtttgttcaaAGGTGGACTAGTGTATTTATTTGCCTGTTTAAtttgggtgtgtggggggggggagaagctgAAGTTAATGGTTTATCTATGGTTTAGGAAGTGCCATACTGATATAGTAAACCACCCCCATTCACCTAATcctccttttaattaaaaatggattttccaggaaaaaaaaaaaaaggcccttaTATTTGTCACACTTAAGTGCCTGCTTAGGGAAGGTATTGTGGAAAGTATTAGAAATCTTGAGATCAGTATCTAttttatgatcagaaaaaaatactgttttgtacATTTCTGACAGTTCAGCAAAAGACAGTTCTAGCAAGCTAATCACAGCATTGTAAATAGAGGGCAGTTGTTTGCAGTGAGTTTTTCCTTAAGTaggtgtgattttttaaaaatactctgtggTTCTCATCTAGCTTGGTTGTTGAGAGGATTTCAAATTCAGTGATATAGCTTATAGTGCTGAAGGGTCTGTTGTTAGTGTATATATGATAACTTGCCGCTGGCctgtctttcccctcccccccctttacGTTCATTCTGTGAGAGCATGACCACAGGTCAAGGGAGTCTTTTCCACTGGAGTTATGTACATAAAAACACATCGACATTTTGACATTTCGGATTGTGTAGATACAATCTGTACTGCTCTTGGGATCCTTTGTCCTTAGAAgccaaattaagaaaaagaagagaaagaaagaaggaaggaaactttaCAGGGTGTGCTGATTTGGAAGTAGTGACTATTTTGTTTtggaggttttttattttttcctctttctcttttcctggttTGGAGGAAGCTCAGTGTGTGGGAGCTTGCAATTTTGTTCTTATTGAGGCTTTCCAGCACCACCCCCCACCATACTTCCCCATGTTGTGGTTCAATTTTAAAAGCGGGTGGGTAGGGCAGGTGGAAGAAAGGGGATCATTTTGTAAAGTGTATTAAACTTTGATACTCCGTTCCAGTCAATACATGTAGACCAGAAAAATCTGTCTGATGTGTGCATTTGAGCAGAGTTCTCCAGCTGACCCTCAGCTTCTTTCTGTAGATATATACATCCAGAAATACAAGTACGTTCTTAGGGCAGAATATCGCTGACCTTTTTAGCTCCAGGTTTGTCGGttgctgtttattttctcctcttgcaAGTGCTATCCATGTGAGTGTGTGAAGTTTCTCTAATAAGTAAAACACAGGcccttttccttgtttgttttgtgttagtTTATTGTAAACAGCCATTTGTTGTAAATTATTATTGgcattaaattataatttatgatTTTCAAAGCAAAAGCCAGTCCCTGTTTTATTATGCTTTAAGCATGTGTTCTAGTCAttggaaatctctctctcactcttaagtTTCAGCAAGGAGCTTGGGGGTCTGCGAGGCAGAAAAACAGGACCCAAAATTTTTCAAACGGGTTAAAACAAAACCCCTTGTATATGTTTAGAGTGGCCGGAGGAGGATCTGTTTAGAGTCTTGAGTTTGGTTTAAGTTTATTGcatttaaagaaagtttttcttttcacgCTGAGTTAGAACAAAAGATCTTTGCTGCAACTGAACTGGACAAAAGACGAGGGCTGGGACCCAGCGAGTGCGTTCTGTGTGAAATTGACGAGATCTTTAAAAAAGCTGCTAAACATGGCGACTCTTTCCCTTTAAGTGTCTCTTTTTCCttgctggtttctttttctttttttttttttttttctcctccatctgATCTGAGCtcgctttatttcttttcccaacccgctccccctcctcctcttggcgCTCGGGGGTGTGAGAGAACCCAGTTAGACGCGAAATGCAACAATAGTccgaggagagagagaggggcgatCGCTGCTTCTCGCCACTTTCAAACAAACCTGGGGGAAAGACTgagctgggggtggtggtgggaggcggcgggggggggggggggggggggggaggatcgTAGCCCGTTCGCTCGGCTCGCGGTCGCCCTGCCTCGGCCTTGCAGCGTTAGTTCTCTCTCTGGGCCGCGAGGGGCTGGGGCTCAAAGTTAGCGGGCGATGTCCGGGGCTGGTTCCGCGGAGACGCCTGGGTTCGCATCCGGCCGGCGTGCAGGGACGGGGGCCTGGAGTTGGCAGCAGCTGCGGAAAagtgcctgccccccccccagcccccgccccccacttacGTGCGGCGGAATTCCGCCAGCGCCCCGGGAAAGTCCGGGGTGCCGGGCGCGCGGAGCTGCACTCCCTGGATGTGCACGAAGCGGCggcaggcggggggcgggggcggggggcggtcaGGGGGAGCTCGAGCGTGTGAAACTCTGCCTCGAAGCTCGCTTTTGACTTGGTCCTATGAGCTGAGCCAACATGGCGTCTCCCATTGCACCGCGAGCGCCGGGCTGCCAGGCACGGCAGGGCCGGGTAATAGAAAACACATTggttaccaaaaaagaaaaaaaaaaaaaaaaaaaagaggtgggggggggggcgaccaAAGACCATTGCATCTGCAGGCAGAAAACCCTCTTTTAAACTCTTGCTGGCGAGTGAGTGCGGCCCTCGATTGTTCTGTAATTAGAGCAGCAGAATTCGTAGGGGAAAGATTGGTAACGCagtgtccccttctcccttcgctcccctccccccttgtaATTAGAGTTTATTTCATGTCTCCCCTcccaacaagagccaaattagaaaaagcaaaagtCTCTTATCCTCAAAGCATCTTAAATGTCTGAATGGtatagggggaggggagaggccagtATTTACAGACCTGGTCAGCGCTCGCGCTCATTAATGCAGGGGCTGCGCCGGGGTTTGTGCGGGCCGGGTCCagctgggggtggaggctgggctGCGAACCCCGCCAGGCGTGGGCAGAACTTGCTGCTTGCCTGTCAAAGTTACAGCAAAGGTGGCTTTCCGGGCGGAGGGCTGACTTGGGGGCGCGCAGCGGCGGAGGGCGGGTTCCGGGCGGGTGGTCGCAGGCCCAAGAAATGTGTGAGCCTGCGTGGACGGCGCCCCTGGCAGGAGCGCGCCTGCAGCTGAAGATCCCCTTTCTTTAATAGGTTTGAGCGGGCGAGGCCGGCCGTGGGACAGATTTGGCCTCCCAGAGAGGGTCTTCAGAGGGCCTCTGGAGAGAGAGTGGATTGGCCCGGGCTGAGCTCTCAGCGGATGGGGGAATCGCCCCTTACGTCCAATGCCAGCCCCTGCCCGGGCCTGGAGACCCCTACCCTCAGCCGCCTGGGAGGGAAGCGAGGTACTCTGTGAATTCCGGGCCTCGTCAAGATTTATTGAAGTTGGGTTTTAAAAACGTGCTTCAGatgatttttcccattttctcagaTTTCAAAGGCTCCCTGCAGTGCGGCTGCCTAATTAATGGTGAAATTCAACTAAATCTAATTATGCAGTAATTTTAAAGCAGTTAGTGCTGGGCGTTGGTTTGTAATAGGAccccagttttttaaagtttgcttactGTGTTGGTTTAGGGGAAAGCCATCTTTTGTATGGCAAAGAAAGACGGGGAAATAGTTTTGCTGCACAAACCGGAGGGCTGAggaccgcccccaccccctcacctctgtccccatccctgtgtctgcctcctgtcccttcttctctctctccctgttttgcCCTCTCTCAGCTCAAGCTCAAAAGCTGAGCGAGGGGCTCACCCAGCAGAGAGCCCCGTTTTCATAGCCAAATGGGAATGAGACAATTTTTCATAAGGAGACACAAAGGGGCTTCGTATCTGCCCTCCTGGACCCATCTGTAAGTGCCCCAAAACAGGGAAGGGACTCTCATCTTCTCTAATAAAGAACAGATTTCCTCCCCTTCACATCCATTGTCATTAAGGCGAAAAGCTGACTCTTGGAGTTATAAATCTTATCGTCCTTCTGATAACACACTTGTAATAAGTTAGCGTCCTATTCAAAGTGAATTGTAAAACTGCCTCATTTAATATGGCATCTGTGtcattaaaacttttattatttttttccccctcgcGTCTTGCAGGCCTGGCATTCTGTGGAGCTCGGAGGTGCCTATTGGCCTCTGGGGTAGGGCCAAGCGGGGAGAAGGTGTGAGAGATGGGCTGCCTGGTTTCAGCCTCTGGATCCTAGTCTGGGGTGAGAGACCCCTGAGGCAGagagggcctggggggggggggtgtgtgtgtgtgtgcgccgtGTCCCCCTTTCCCATCCCCCGGAGCGGCCCCCTCGAAATGACGTTCCTTGAAAGAAACATGCTTGTGATTAGCTAAGCAAACACATCTGCTTTCGGAGTTGGGCCTTCGTTAATTAGCTGAACAAAGGGCCGTTTTGCCTTTTACCTTTTGCTGGGGGAGAGTGTGTTATTTCAG
The sequence above is a segment of the Panthera leo isolate Ple1 chromosome B3, P.leo_Ple1_pat1.1, whole genome shotgun sequence genome. Coding sequences within it:
- the NR2F2 gene encoding COUP transcription factor 2 isoform X2, producing MQAVWDLEQGKYGFAVQRGRMPPTQPTHGQFALTNGDPLNCHSYLSGYISLLLRAEPYPTSRFGSQCMQPNNIMGIENICELAARMLFSAVEWARNIPFFPDLQITDQVALLRLTWSELFVLNAAQCSMPLHVAPLLAAAGLHASPMSADRVVAFMDHIRIFQEQVEKLKALHVDSAEYSCLKAIVLFTSDACGLSDVAHVESLQEKSQCALEEYVRSQYPNQPTRFGKLLLRLPSLRTVSSSVIEQLFFVRLVGKTPIETLIRDMLLSGSSFNWPYMAIQ
- the NR2F2 gene encoding COUP transcription factor 2 isoform X1, encoding MAMVVSTWRDPQDEVPGSQGSQASQAPPVPGPPPGAPHTPQTPGQGGPASTPAQTAAGGQGGPGGPGGDKQQQQQHIECVVCGDKSSGKHYGQFTCEGCKSFFKRSVRRNLSYTCRANRNCPIDQHHRNQCQYCRLKKCLKVGMRREAVQRGRMPPTQPTHGQFALTNGDPLNCHSYLSGYISLLLRAEPYPTSRFGSQCMQPNNIMGIENICELAARMLFSAVEWARNIPFFPDLQITDQVALLRLTWSELFVLNAAQCSMPLHVAPLLAAAGLHASPMSADRVVAFMDHIRIFQEQVEKLKALHVDSAEYSCLKAIVLFTSDACGLSDVAHVESLQEKSQCALEEYVRSQYPNQPTRFGKLLLRLPSLRTVSSSVIEQLFFVRLVGKTPIETLIRDMLLSGSSFNWPYMAIQ
- the NR2F2 gene encoding COUP transcription factor 2 isoform X3 — protein: MPPTQPTHGQFALTNGDPLNCHSYLSGYISLLLRAEPYPTSRFGSQCMQPNNIMGIENICELAARMLFSAVEWARNIPFFPDLQITDQVALLRLTWSELFVLNAAQCSMPLHVAPLLAAAGLHASPMSADRVVAFMDHIRIFQEQVEKLKALHVDSAEYSCLKAIVLFTSDACGLSDVAHVESLQEKSQCALEEYVRSQYPNQPTRFGKLLLRLPSLRTVSSSVIEQLFFVRLVGKTPIETLIRDMLLSGSSFNWPYMAIQ